A genomic stretch from Empedobacter stercoris includes:
- a CDS encoding IS256 family transposase, translating into MTNKEDLLNNKDFLKSFKNGEDLTSFFKELHKKAVEHMLDAELDSHLDNEKHDKSIDGNYRNGHGTKKIKSSFGESEIKVPRDREGSFEPALVPKRHNIIDGLENIIISFYAKGMSVSDIEEQIKEMYDFDVSTSTISRITNAVASEVVAWQNRPLDDVYLIVWMDGIVFKVRENSKVINKTIYLAVGLNREGRKEVLGMWLGKNESSSFWMSVLTDLKARGVEDILITATDNLNGFTDTIRSVFPESQTQICVVHQIRNACKYVVWKDRKEFSADMKHIYTAPNKDAAKAALEDFATKWEGKYLYAIQSWRNNWDELTVFFDFPMEIRKIIYTTNLIENLNGKIRKYTKNKMSFPTDDAVLKSVYLALKESTKKWTMPIHNWGIVLNQFMLIFEKRLRL; encoded by the coding sequence ATGACTAACAAAGAAGATTTATTAAACAACAAGGATTTTTTAAAATCCTTTAAGAATGGTGAAGATTTAACATCTTTCTTCAAAGAACTCCACAAGAAGGCCGTAGAACACATGCTTGATGCAGAACTGGATAGCCATCTGGACAACGAAAAACATGATAAAAGCATCGATGGTAATTATCGAAACGGACATGGAACCAAAAAGATAAAATCCTCATTCGGTGAATCCGAGATAAAAGTTCCAAGAGATCGTGAAGGTAGTTTTGAGCCTGCATTAGTTCCCAAAAGGCACAACATCATTGATGGTTTAGAAAACATCATCATCTCGTTTTATGCCAAAGGAATGAGTGTTTCGGACATTGAAGAGCAGATTAAAGAAATGTATGATTTTGATGTTTCCACTTCGACAATTTCCAGAATAACAAACGCAGTAGCCAGTGAAGTTGTAGCTTGGCAGAATCGACCGTTAGACGATGTTTATCTGATTGTTTGGATGGATGGGATTGTTTTTAAGGTTCGCGAGAACTCAAAAGTCATTAACAAAACCATTTATTTAGCTGTTGGTTTAAATCGTGAAGGCAGAAAAGAAGTCCTCGGCATGTGGCTTGGAAAGAACGAAAGTTCTAGCTTTTGGATGAGCGTTCTCACGGATTTAAAAGCTCGTGGCGTAGAAGACATTCTCATTACAGCTACTGATAATTTGAACGGATTTACAGACACCATCCGCTCGGTTTTTCCTGAATCTCAAACCCAAATATGTGTGGTTCATCAGATTAGAAACGCTTGTAAATACGTGGTTTGGAAGGATAGAAAAGAGTTTTCTGCAGATATGAAACATATTTATACTGCACCCAACAAAGACGCTGCCAAAGCCGCTTTAGAAGATTTTGCCACAAAATGGGAAGGGAAATATCTTTACGCAATCCAATCCTGGAGAAACAACTGGGACGAACTAACCGTATTTTTTGACTTCCCAATGGAAATCCGTAAAATCATTTATACGACTAATTTAATCGAAAATCTGAACGGAAAAATCAGAAAATATACCAAAAACAAAATGTCTTTTCCTACTGACGATGCGGTATTGAAGTCTGTTTATTTAGCACTCAAGGAATCAACTAAAAAATGGACAATGCCTATTCATAATTGGGGTATTGTTCTTAACCAATTTATGCTTATTTTTGAAAAAAGGCTCAGATTATAA
- a CDS encoding acyl-CoA thioesterase, producing the protein MAKAKTAKESLAVMTNLVLPNETNNLGNMFGGELLASMDRISSISAKMHGGSFLVVTASVNHVAFNIPIPMGSTIKLESKVTRAFNSSMEVYVDVYVYDYENCIYNQTNSGIYTFVAVDNDNKPVKVPELIPETEQEIERYEAALRRKQLSLILAGRMQPADALELKSLFITE; encoded by the coding sequence ATGGCGAAAGCAAAAACAGCAAAAGAATCATTAGCTGTAATGACAAATTTGGTTTTACCAAATGAAACCAACAATTTAGGAAATATGTTCGGAGGTGAATTGTTAGCTTCTATGGACCGAATTTCATCAATCTCTGCAAAAATGCATGGTGGAAGTTTCTTAGTTGTAACTGCAAGTGTGAACCATGTTGCATTCAATATTCCTATACCTATGGGAAGTACAATAAAATTAGAATCTAAAGTTACACGAGCATTCAATTCTTCGATGGAAGTGTATGTCGATGTTTATGTATACGATTACGAAAACTGTATTTACAACCAAACAAATAGTGGAATTTACACTTTTGTCGCAGTTGATAACGACAATAAACCTGTAAAAGTACCTGAATTAATTCCTGAAACTGAACAAGAAATTGAACGTTACGAAGCAGCTTTGCGTCGTAAACAATTAAGTTTAATTTTAGCAGGACGTATGCAACCTGCGGATGCGCTTGAATTGAAATCACTATTTATAACAGAATAA
- a CDS encoding DUF4296 domain-containing protein codes for MKYLYVAIILFLGVFSCAPKNYEKPKDLIGKSDMIDILTDLYISQQGLQMYPIQNEDQSLVLAKDAVDILNAYDVSINTFQESYKYYMMQPEKMKKMLDEVKNNLEDKLSKEEKERQNTQKKVVSH; via the coding sequence ATGAAGTATTTGTATGTAGCAATTATTTTATTTTTAGGAGTATTTAGTTGTGCTCCCAAAAATTATGAAAAACCAAAAGATCTTATCGGAAAGTCTGATATGATAGATATTTTGACAGATTTATACATTAGCCAACAAGGTTTGCAAATGTATCCAATTCAAAATGAAGATCAAAGCCTTGTTTTAGCGAAAGACGCAGTAGACATTTTGAATGCTTATGATGTTTCAATAAATACTTTCCAAGAAAGTTACAAGTATTATATGATGCAACCAGAAAAAATGAAAAAGATGTTGGATGAGGTTAAAAATAATCTTGAGGATAAATTATCCAAAGAAGAAAAAGAACGTCAAAACACTCAAAAAAAGGTAGTATCCCACTAA
- a CDS encoding polyprenol monophosphomannose synthase, with product MSDKLVIIPTYNEKENIEAIIRAALAADGAFDVLIVDDSSPDGTNEIVKRLIPEFNGRLHLEIRTTKDGLGRAYVHGFKWALANNYEFIFEMDADFSHNPNDLPRLYQALADGADLAIGSRYSNGVNVVNWPMNRVLLSYFASKYVRVITRLPVHDATAGFVGYRANVLKTLDLDKIKFKGYGFQIEMKYKTWIKKFKLKEVPIIFTDRTLGESKISSDIIGEAVFGVISLRIRHIFGQL from the coding sequence ATGTCGGACAAATTAGTTATTATCCCGACCTATAACGAAAAAGAAAACATAGAAGCTATAATCCGCGCTGCTTTAGCGGCTGACGGAGCATTTGATGTATTAATTGTTGATGATAGTTCTCCTGATGGAACAAACGAAATTGTAAAACGTTTAATTCCTGAGTTTAATGGGCGTTTGCATTTAGAAATTCGAACAACAAAAGATGGTTTGGGGCGTGCTTATGTACATGGTTTTAAATGGGCTTTAGCCAATAATTACGAATTTATTTTCGAAATGGATGCCGATTTTTCTCATAATCCAAATGATTTGCCACGTTTGTATCAAGCTTTGGCTGATGGTGCTGATTTAGCAATTGGTTCTCGCTATTCTAATGGCGTTAATGTTGTTAATTGGCCTATGAACAGAGTTTTGTTATCTTATTTTGCTTCAAAATATGTTCGTGTTATTACGCGTTTACCTGTTCATGATGCAACAGCAGGATTCGTAGGTTATCGTGCAAATGTTTTAAAAACATTAGATTTAGATAAAATTAAATTTAAAGGTTATGGATTTCAGATTGAAATGAAATACAAAACATGGATCAAGAAATTTAAACTAAAAGAAGTCCCTATTATATTTACGGACAGAACGTTGGGAGAGTCAAAAATTAGTTCTGATATTATTGGGGAAGCTGTTTTTGGCGTAATTTCGTTGCGAATAAGACATATATTTGGACAATTATGA
- a CDS encoding DUF4271 domain-containing protein: MKTNDLISIGKNTVGNDTILITLIMCLLLVCATKYLFAKNFKTLTNKNEYMNFTDDNTTLFSFIVNAVTVLLISLLLVSYFDINYNHLPNFNFYYLSRLGITFGIISIIMLFRLLIEVVFYKVFYESSSILYFMKSSSYVNAKNVLLLLVICFLFFYTQINKDYLIIIGFILLFLNRIFEIYSIYAKQIHKNKSIWYYNILYLCTLEILPIMVLAKLLIVGKVI, encoded by the coding sequence ATGAAAACAAACGATTTAATCTCAATAGGAAAAAACACAGTTGGCAATGACACTATTCTTATTACTTTGATAATGTGTTTATTATTGGTTTGTGCGACAAAATATTTGTTTGCGAAAAATTTTAAGACGCTAACAAATAAAAACGAATACATGAATTTTACGGACGATAATACGACTCTGTTTAGTTTTATTGTAAATGCTGTAACAGTTTTATTGATCAGTCTACTATTGGTTTCTTATTTTGACATTAATTACAACCACCTCCCGAATTTCAACTTTTATTATTTATCTCGTCTAGGAATAACCTTTGGAATTATTAGTATCATCATGCTTTTCAGACTATTGATAGAGGTCGTTTTTTATAAAGTATTTTATGAATCTAGTTCTATTCTCTATTTTATGAAAAGTTCGAGTTATGTAAACGCTAAAAATGTTTTGCTTTTATTAGTTATTTGCTTTTTATTTTTTTATACCCAAATTAACAAAGATTATTTAATCATCATCGGTTTTATTTTGTTGTTTTTGAATAGAATATTTGAGATTTATAGCATTTACGCCAAACAAATTCATAAGAATAAATCAATTTGGTATTATAATATTTTGTACCTTTGCACCCTAGAAATTTTACCTATTATGGTTTTAGCAAA